The genomic window GAGGCAgagctcccctgggggtcaggacAGAGAGCAGACCCTGCATGGCTGAGTGCAGCACTAACCCAGACTCCTCTGTGTTTGCAGATCCATCCACAGTGAAGCTGGAGAACaaggaggagctgtgctttgtgagcaggcaggcagaggtacagcacagggctctggctgGAGAAGCTTCTGGAGTTGTTGTGGTGCTGAAATGAGACCAGAGGAAGGACAGTCCCTGCAGGAACGTGGCTGTGGGAGCAGTGAGCCTGCTGAAGGGCCTCTGGAGCATTAAAAACACTGACCTGTCATGGTTTGTGACCTGCTTCTAAAGCAGGTCTGGCTCAATTCACCCAGAATTTAAAGGGAGAGtcagaagggcaggaagagccaCCATGCAAGAACAAAATCTGGAATTTCTCCTCCAGCCCCATGTCTGGGGGTGTTTCCAGCCACCCATCTAATGAGTAACAGCCCAGAGGTCAAAGAGGGCACAGTGAGCTCCAATATTGATTTTGGGTTTACCTAATGTTTAAGGGTCACAGTTTTGATAATGGACACTTTCTTTATTGCTTCACTTTTGGTGCTCCATTGCAGTAGTGTCTTGTTCCTCTGAAAAGCCAGAACTAGTTCTTACCCTTTCTGTAACACCTTGTGATCCTCAGGGAGCACAATTGCCTGCAGAATTTCAGTTGCTCATGGCCAAAGCATCTGATGAGactttggctttttgcttttatttaaaaaataaattgtcttATATGGAATGTAAACAGAATTCTGCTCATTCCAGTGTTTCCCACTGATGTCCCTCaactctttttgtttttctctagcTGCAGAGCAAAAAAGACAgccagaaacagcaaaaaaaaccaaaggacCAAAAGGATCAAAAACACACCAAGAAGAAGAGTCCAAAAACAGAGCAACAGCTTCTGGGACGGCTTTATGATGACAAGGCATATCTGGAGAAGTTGCTCAAGGATGAAGGTGTTTCTCCTTCTCAGCacattctgtttttctttcatcccttttttattcttctttatttcttttcttcttttaaatccCTGTGACTCTTAGTTAACTATTCCAGAGCTCACAGTGGTGGGGACACAGGCAGGTGTCTGCTCATGGGGCTGTGACTCCTCTGTGAGTTTGTTATAAATGCTTTAAGGTCAAAATGCAGGAATTGGAGAAGCATCTTATTTTAGAAAAAGGCACAAAGATGATGCTCCTTTAGTCATATTTCTAGGGAACTTTTCCCCCAGAAATAGAGAAGTTATTAAGGTTGCTTTGCTCACAGGTTTTACAGTGTTGCCAGCACTAATTACCCATGTGGGCGGTCTGGTTTGCAGGCAGGTAAAAACCCTCTCACTTTCCATCTGCCAGCCTGATCCACAGCACTGTTCAAAGTGCCCTGTCAGTACAGATGTGCCATACAGATGTTCTGACCCAGAGCACaggtgctcagcacagctggccCCCTTTACTGGGCCCTTTCTTGGCTCTGAtcagcagagaaagcagcagagatgagGCTGGAACGCCAGCTCAGCTCACTGAACCACAGGGGCAGCAGAGTTTTATTGTGTTTGCGGGGTGCCCTGATGAAGGAaagaatgatgaatctgactctgtgttctcagaaggctatTATATtaatcatatcatatcatactAAAGAATACAAAAAAGATATTTATACCATGCTAGataattattctattctattctattctattctattctattctattctattctattctattctattctattctattctattctattctattctattctattctattctattctattctattctattctgctatactaaagaatacagaaaggatacttatacaatgctaaaaagataataatgaaaactcatgactctttccagagtctcaaCACATCTTGGCCTCAGttggccaatgagtgaaaacaactcacagcagaatccaatcaaacaatcacctgtgggtaaacaatctccaaacacattccaaaggagcaaaacacaggagaaacaaatgagataagaattgtttcccttttactctgaggcttctcagcttcccaggagaaaaatcctgggtgaagggatttttcagaaaatgtgaatgtcaCAGAGTTTGTTGTTAGCTCCCTCATCACCTCAGCTCTGAGGAGCACAGGACACTTTCATGTCCAGGAGTGTCTGTGtcagaacagaaaaacattcccaatctgctgcagctcaggtcTGTTGATTCTCACCTCAATTCTACCTTATCTTATTCCCAGACTTGATGCAGAGCAACACAAGGCAGGGGACCAAAGTCATGGACCTGGTTATGGGTGGCATCTCCTACCTGAACCAGCGGCGGGacttctggcagcagcagaagccgATGTACGCGCGCGAGTACGAGCGCAAGCTCCTGcggctgggctgggggcgggaCAGGAAACTGAAACCAGCCGAAATCGCCAGGGCCATCGCCAAGGAGATGGAGGATATTGAGCAGAGTAGGTTCCTGGCTCTGGGGAGATTGATTCCTGAGCTCTGAGGTCTCAATTCCTGAGTATCACAGAGTCCCaagatggtttgggttggaagggatcttgaAGTTCATCCTGTTCCACCACCcttaccatgggcagggacatcttccactatctCAGGTGGCTTcaagccccgtccagcctggtctggaacacctccagggatggggaattcACAAGGCAGGGGATCAAAGTCATGGACCTGGTTTTGGGTGGCATCTCCTACCCGAACCAGTGGCAGGAGacttctggcagcagcagaaagctgatTTATGAGCACAGggtcctgcagcagagctgggcacaggacAAGAAACAGAAACCATCTGACATTGCCAGGGCCATTGCCAAGGAGATGGAGGATATTCAGCTGAGTAGGTTCCTGGCTGTGGGGACTATTCCTGAGCTTTGTCTGAGGGTTAGCCACTTCACCAGGTCTCAATTCCCAAGTATCACAGAATCCCAagatgatttgggttggaaggttGTGATATTTCCCTGTGGCAGGAGggaatgaatctgactccatgttcttagaaggctaatttattattatattatattatattatattatattatattaaagaatgctatataaaactatactaaagaatacaggaaggatacttacagaaggctaaaaagaatgataatgaatttTGTGACTCTTTCTCCAGAGTTCGACACAGCTtggaccatgattggtcattaagttaaaacaattgacatgaaaccaatcaaacaaccacctgttggataaacactcaccaaatcacattccaaagcaccaaaacacaggagaagcaaattagataatattgttttccttttttttctgaggcctctaagcttcccaggagaagaatcctgggcaaagaggattttttggaaaatatgatggtgacagaagggaccttgaagttcatcccaccccacccccctaccatgggcagggacaccttccactatcccaggttgctccaagccccatccaacctggcctgggacacctCTAGGGATGGGGAATTCACAACTTCTCCATGTCTCTGTATCACACCCCAGTGTCCaactctgctccctgtccccagtgctggccAGAGGTTCTGCTGAGCAAAGCTGCAGGAAAGCTGAACATCTGCTGAAAAAGATACGAGCCTGGTCAGAGGATGATGTTCCCAACAAGTATGAACTGATTGGGAACCTCCACAGCTGCATTGGGAATGCCCAGCTGGCAATGGGACAGATGGAGGCAGCTTTGCACAGCCATAAGATGGATCTGCAATGTGCCAGGGAGCAGTAAGTTCTGGGAAGTTCAGGTGGGTGGAGAAAGGGGGAAATACCTCTGTGGGGGTGTTTTAGCATTAGGTAAAGTAATCCTCACCTGGGGGGTTTAACAGGGTTACACATTCAGCTCTGCACAAGTATTAGGGTGTGTGGTGAATTTTTATCTTCACTGTTTCAAAATAAGGAACCTGAAGCAGATTTTTAAGgacccacagcacagggcacatcAAAACCTCTTCTGTAGCAAAGCAAAAGAACGCAACTCCCAGTTTCAGCACTGAAATATTGAGCAGGTACTTTCTTCTCAGGAAGTTCAGGGTTGAAATTGCTCCAGTTTTCTGCTACATTTTGTCTTAAACTTCTTTTCATAGAGACCATTAAGCATGGCTTGAAATAAAGGTCACTTCCAGGAGCACTTACCTGTCTGCACCAGACACAGCTGACCCACAGTGGAGCAAAATGTAGTCTTAGATGTAGGAAGAATTTGCAAAACATAGCAGAAATCATGCAACAGTGCCTTGAAGCGATTTAGGACTTACATTTGGCAGAAGTACATTGAGCTTTTAAAATATCACTGAGTGGttgtttctcattttcaaaaATCCTTTTGGAAATGAATGTTGGTTTGGGAAAaggctgcctctctgctggtgGTGGCACTGCCCGAGCAGGCCAGGTAAAGGTAGGAATTAGCAGGAAAGAGGGGAGGAGATGCTGAATtagcaggagagaggggaggagaTGCCGCGTTTGGGACCTCGCTGAACCCGAGGTGCCGGGAAGGACGGACAGGCTGCACCCTCTGGCggctgcagctggaaatgccGCTAATGACTCCTTAATTACTCGCGTTAATTACCCCGTGGCGGGGGTTTGAGTCCTTAcggtcccttcccacccaaaccgctctgtgattccatgactcCCATGGCATTCATCTGCTCCTCGCACAGGCTTTTCCATCTCTAAGGTAAAGGTAGGCAAAGAAGCATCCGACTGCTTCTGAAGATGAGAATGacaataattaagaaaaaaattaaaggccATTAAAGAATTTTATTATAGAAGGAGCTGCCTGTAGCATGGAGCAAAGCTTGGTCCAAGCACAGGATCAGGGCTGGTGTCAGGGACCTGCAGACACATCGTAGACACCTTTTTGTGTCTTTGCTTTAAAAGACAGAAATCAGCCATTAGTTGTTCCCACAaagggaaacaggaaaaaagtggGAAGATTTTCCCAAGGGCTGTCAGATTTGcacaaaaattattaataatcaAAGGCACAGCTAAACCATTTTCCCTGAGTCTCATGGGGtcagctgccagagctgtagataaaattaaaaatccacctTGATTTCATGACTTTCAGCCTGACTGGGGCCCTTTACTTCCTAACAATTCTCTGAGGGCATGGGGAGCACCAAGAAATGCAGAGTGAGTGAGGAACAGGAGGATGTCAGTGCCACAATCCCTTTgtctccctgccccagctctctgACAGATGCCGTGTCCCGGGCCCTGGACAACATCGGCCACGTGTACGCCCGACTTGGAAAGTTCCAGCAGGCCATCAGCACGTGAGTACAGCCCTGCAGCAAAGGCATCAGGGGCTGGAGGGACCCAGGTTGTGGTTTTTCAGTTGTGTGTTCTcactgcagccaggcctggggaaATTTTCACACCTGAGCCTGTGACGATGgtcacaggggtccgaggatgagggaagagatgaggatctgactacatgtttcagaaggctgatttattattttatgatatatattacattaaaactataataaaaaatagaagaaaggatttcatcagaaggctagctaagaatagaaaaagaaggaatcataaaaaggcttgtggcttggactctctgtccgagccagctgactgtgattggccattaattagcaacaaccacatgagaccaatcacagatccacctcttgcattccacagcagcagataaccattgtttactacttttttttttcctgaggcctctcagcttctcaggaggaaaaaccctaaggaaaggatttttcagaaaagatgtGTGTGACATGAACCCTTTGCTATCAAATCAGTGTTTGAGTTATAACTGTACCCAGTGATGGTTGGTAAAGGTTTGTCTGTCTTACTCTGCTTGAAGCTGGGAGGAGAAGATTCCACTGGCCcagtccagcctggagaaggcctGGCTGTTCCATGAAATTGGGCGGTGCTACCTCGAGCTGGACAATGCTGAAGTAGCCCAGGATTATGGAGAGCAGTCCCTGCAGTCAGCAGATGAAGAGGGAGATGTGGAGTGGCAGCTCCATGCCactgtgctggtggcacaggcacAAGGTAAAGATGTGGGCACAGGGTGGAAAAGCTGGTCTGAAAACATCTCTAAGATTTAACAGCCAAAGCAACTGCTCAGATCAAGATTGGCTTGATTCCTTCTTGCTGTTCTCCTGCTTCTGGACTAAACCAGCTGATATCCCTGTCTGTTCCAGTGAAATTGAAAAATTACCCGTCTGCAATCCTGAATTTTGAAAGGGCTCTGGAGAAGGCAAGGCTTATGCCCAGTGAAACTGCTCAAAATGGCATCATTGCGGTAAGGGAGATGGAGGAgaagctctgggcagcctctgggAGAAGCTGTTATCCCAGCTGGGATATTCCAGCCAGTAATGccacagaaatgcagttttataGTGGGAAAGAATTTGGTAATGATAGCAATAGAAAACAGGACAATGTTGGGTATGTAGCTGCATTTCTGGGGCTTTTATTAAGAACTTCATCTCTTTCAGGCCTTGGATAACGTGAGCAAAAGCTTAAttgcagagctgagcaaagGCCAGAAAGACGGGGCGATTCCCTCACATGAAGGTACTTGTTCACACCTCTGCAcccagaaatggggaaaatccccACTCTCCTGTTCTGCACCTCAGAATTCCCACAGCACCCGTTTCCTTGCAAGTATTGAATTAAAATCTTGGTGGAAGTCTGGGATTGCTTCAGCTGCACTCCCAGGTCTGGCCATGCCCAGctccctgagtgtcccctgCAGGCGGTCACAATGTCACCatcatcccagccctgtcccagccctgctggggttCGGGGAGGGTTCTGGCAGGGCGCTGTGTTCTAGGACTTGGCTTaagtttccttttcccttcccagatCGCCTTTTCAGCAGGGAAAGCATAAAAACCACCGCTGAGAatgtggaagaggaggaggagaaagggaatCAAGATGAGCAGCCATAAGAGGAAGCCAGAAACGATATAGAGAATAAGAAAGGTTAAAGGGGGGGAAGTAAATAAGCAGAAGAAAAGGTTAAAGGGGGAAAACAGACAAGGAAATAAAggacagcagagggaaaaagtAGAGCCTAGGCGGGAAGTTGAAATAAATATTGAGCAAGCGTCGTACCCAGCAGTGCAGTGGTGCGTCCCTAGCCGGGAAGGAGCCGGTCCGAGCCGCCGCCGATCTCGGAGCGCTGCCTGCCCCCGGCCCGCATCCCGGGACTGTCCCGGAGCATCCCCGGCACCGGgcggggcagggctgagccccggGGCCCCCCCGCTGCCCCGGGGAGGGCTCGGTCCGGCCCTCGGGGGCGGGCGAATCCCGGGGCTATGAAAGGAGCGGCGGCCGCGCCCGCCCCAGAGCCGCTTCCCCGCCGCGCCGCTCCGCACCGGCGGCCGCCCCGGAGCCGCTGCCCTCACCATGGTAAGCGGGACGGGGACTGGGACCGGGACTAGCATCGGGATTGTTAGCATCGGGATCAGGACCGGGATCGGGGCTGCAGCTCCGCCTGGCGAAGGTTCCGATGCCCCGGAGGGCGGAAGCGCCGGCGGCGGTGCCGACACGCGGGCGCTGAGCCTGAGGGCGCTCGGAGGCAGCCGGGCACCGAGAGCGGCCCCGGGGTCCGTGGGTCCCTCTCGGGGGTCCCGGGACGCTCTgggggctgccggggcagcCCGCGGCCGGCAGCGATGGCTCCCTCCACGGCGGGGAGCAGGAGACAAGCGGGAGCTTTGTGGGGGCGGCTCAATGGGAGATTGTCCGGCGGGACCCCGCTCCCCCGGGCTCTGCGGAGCCTTTgtccgcccggcccggcccgtgAAGGCGCCCGTTGTCCCCGAGCCGGCGGCGAACAATGGCCCGGGGGGGCCGCGATTGTTCCTTTGTTCACGGGGCTGAAAAGCGCCTCAGTCCCCTCGGCAGCTGCCGCGGCAGAACAGCGGCCCCGGTCCCCGCCCGCGGGACAGCCCGGTGCGGAGCGGGGACAGCCCGGCCCTGCGACCCCCGGGCAAGGGGGCACCTGCGCCCCAGGTAACTCACGGCTCCCTCCGCTGTGAGCACTTTGAGCCCCGAGTGTGCCGGGAAAGCAGCACGGGGAGCCCGCAGGTCCCCGCTGCTCTCAGGGGCTCCTCTGTCCCTccggctgcagctgagcccagggcaggcagtgccccTGGGAAATGTGGGGTCCTGCTTCTGCTCCCATTTGGGCATTTGGAACCAAACCCATCTGTACCTTCTGGAATAAAGAGATGGGGAAATCAACActtaaaaagtgttttttaaaaactgcgaactggaaacacatttttctggCCCAGGCAGTGCGgttatattttatgtaaaacTTCTCAATTTTTGCATCAAAGGCAAAACTCACTTCTTGCGCATCACTTCCACAGTCCAGTGcatcccaggctgggctggcccaCAGGCAGTTCATTTATTGACCCAACAAACACTGTCTGCCTCGGTGATGCTATTGAGGACTCGCACAGCTGAAGAAATCCCTGCTTTCCTTTCAGTCCCGTGTTTTCCCAGGCCCTACTGGGAATTCATCTGGGATTCTGCtaacaggagctgctggcaggaggggagggacagcCGTGCCAGCTCCCCGCGGCATCTCCCGCTCACTGCTGCCAACCGCCAGTGTTTCGTTTCCTCCAGCACTCGAGGTTTCACTTTCGAGTTCTAccttgcagctgctgggaggggtTTGGCTTTCCTGGGAGCCCAAATTCCCTCCTGTGAGGTGCTCAGCTGCTGATCCTCAGTGCAGCTCAGAGAGAGACAGCAGCATCCTTGTGGGCTGCTCTAGGAAACAGCCTGGGAATTGAGTTTGTGGTTCAGCTGAAGGGAGGGAGTGCGGCAGCTCTCAACCTGCTGGGACTTTCCGTTCCCCTGGGCTCCTCCGTGGGTCACTGCCCTCACATCCGGCAGCCACAGGTGTGTTTGTTCAAGAGCTCAGACTGAATGTGCCACACGAGGAGGGCTGGGGCTTtgtggcagctcctggtgcctgAGAAATCCCTTCCCAGTGGGGCAGGACTGCAGCTGTGAGCCCAGAGCGGGGAGCTGAACCTTCAGCCCTTGTGGGGGATTCAGTGGATCCCTGCTGTACAaccagccagagcagctgtgggagaagGAGTCAGCTGAGCAGGGCACCCAAGTGAGGCAGTGTGGGGGAgaagctccctgtgcccatccttTCCACTAAAGGTCCACACTGTCTCTGGGGTTCCTGCCCTGCAAAGTGTTTTCTCCTTCCATTCCAGAACAGAGGCTTCTCCAAGAAGAGTCACCCTTTCCTGcctaaaatatttagaaaaatgtcTACTCAATCAGCGAAAGAGAGACCTGAGAGTTTGCATTTCCCATTCCTGGACGATGAAGACACCATCTCCACGCTGAAAGAatccaaaacctttttcatcctCCGGGGCCTGCCTGGCAGCGGGAAATCCACCCTGGCCCAGGCCATCCACGATCGCTACAAAGACGCCTGCAAGGTCATCTCTGTCGATCACTATAAAATCACACCATTAATCAGGAGCTCCATTCCTGAAGAGTACTCCAAGGTGGATGAGGATCTAGTTGACTATTGCAAACGGGAGATCAGCGTCATTGTTTTGGATGACACCCACCACGAGCGGGAGCggctggagcagctctttgACATTGCTGACAAGTATCGCTACAAAGTCATCTTTGCCGAGCCCAAAACCCCCTGGCGCTTGGATTGCCCCCAGCTCAAGGACAAGAACCAGTGGAAACTGTCTGTGGAAGAGCTGAAGAAGATGAAGCCAAGCTTAGAGAAGGAATTCCTGCCCATGtattttgggtggtttttgaGCAAAAGAAGTTCGGAGATCCTGAGGAAGGCTGGCCAGGCATTCTTGGATGAGCTTGGGAGTCTCAAAGCCTTCAAAAAGGAGAGTAAATACTGTATGTATTGATGTTATCTTACAAATTCTTACCTCTTGATGAGTCTGATTAGCTTCTAAAGTAAATTTCTAACACTGCcaacaaaaaaagctttttaagtCTACTAACCTGGTCTTCATAGTTGACAAAGTTGCTTTTTTGAGTAAATTAAAGAGCTTTTCCCAAGTCTGTTTAGGTCTGGCGCCACAGGGCACTGAGCTCAGGTGGTAGCGGCAGGACATGGGATCCTGAGTGTCCCCTGGTTCCAAGGGGTTGGGTGGGAAAAAGGCAAagagagggaaatgggaaaggcTGAACTGAACATCCCATCCCTTAGGGGACTCTCACATCTCATCAGGTTTAAGATGAGCCACGATGATGCACAGGAGCTTCTGTTCTCTGGCTCCATCTGCAGTGAgcctgggaggagggaggggttTGGTTTCCCACCCAGCAGTCAGAGATGAGATGTGATGGGACCAGGGCTCGTGGGTTGACATCAGGGCCATCACTTTGTGACAGTGACATTGTTCACCTGTATCTGCAGTTCCTTCTGCTATCGAAGatcccaaaataaaaatagatctCACCAGCTACTTTGTGAAGAGGCCACCTGGGGTCCTGCACTGCACCACGAAATACACAGAgtttggaaaagcagctggagcCGAGGAATACGCGCAGCAGGAAGTGAGTGTTGGGGTCCCACCTCCTCCCCacacccccatgtcccctccctcccctttgGGTGTCCATGAGCCTGGGAGAGGGTTGGGGATGGGCTTTGCTCTGACCCAAGAGGCCAAATATAGGGACAGGAACTACATCCATATGGCCTGTGCAGAGAAAACTCCTAACTGTGGACATGGTGATTTTGTTTCCTATTTCCAAACAAAATACTCCAACTTTCCCCAATCACACATGACTTCCAGCATCATCTCTGACAGCTTGAGCTGAATGATGACGAATTGAGGTATTTAGATCCTCAGATTGATTATTTCAGAGCACATAAGCCCAGGTGAAATATTGGAAAGATGTTACCAGCTCCAGACCCACAGAGCTGGCACATCAGGCACTGACCTTCTCCTTGCTCCGGATGTTTTGTCCAtgtcacagcaggagctgccccagtgAATCCCCACCAGAGGCACTaaccctgtcccctgtgtgtgtccctctgcaggctgtgaaGGCTTCCTATGGCAAAGGCTTCACCCTGTCCATCTCTGCCCTGTTCATCACCACAAAGACTGTCGGGGCTCGCATCGAGCTGAgcgagcagcagctgctgctgtggccggGGGATGCTGACAAGATCCTGCCCACGGACAACCTGCCCCGGGGCAGCCGTGCCCACATCACCCTGGGCTGCGCCAACGGCGTCGAGGCCGTCCAGACCGGGCTCGACCTGCTGGAGTTTGtcaagctggaaaaggcagggaACAAAGGGGAGCAAGTGGGGGAAATTGGAGGAGGGAAACTGCTGTATTTTGATAATGGGATGTGGATGCTCGTGCTG from Ammospiza nelsoni isolate bAmmNel1 chromosome 26, bAmmNel1.pri, whole genome shotgun sequence includes these protein-coding regions:
- the CNP gene encoding 2',3'-cyclic-nucleotide 3'-phosphodiesterase: MNRGFSKKSHPFLPKIFRKMSTQSAKERPESLHFPFLDDEDTISTLKESKTFFILRGLPGSGKSTLAQAIHDRYKDACKVISVDHYKITPLIRSSIPEEYSKVDEDLVDYCKREISVIVLDDTHHERERLEQLFDIADKYRYKVIFAEPKTPWRLDCPQLKDKNQWKLSVEELKKMKPSLEKEFLPMYFGWFLSKRSSEILRKAGQAFLDELGSLKAFKKESKYFPSAIEDPKIKIDLTSYFVKRPPGVLHCTTKYTEFGKAAGAEEYAQQEAVKASYGKGFTLSISALFITTKTVGARIELSEQQLLLWPGDADKILPTDNLPRGSRAHITLGCANGVEAVQTGLDLLEFVKLEKAGNKGEQVGEIGGGKLLYFDNGMWMLVLLKKIDVRAIFSGYYGKGKLVPTQSTNKRGAAFSSCTII
- the ODAD4 gene encoding outer dynein arm-docking complex subunit 4 encodes the protein MADDDLLPVLSFGNLMSEGIALSRRGQHEKALGRFNDALKLRGADKHCLITRSKCFLRLGDTENSLKDAEASLQIDDTFYEGLYQKAESLYAMGDFEFALVFYHRGRRLRPDLHKFLLGIHKAEEAIINCIGNPSTVKLENKEELCFVSRQAELQSKKDSQKQQKKPKDQKDQKHTKKKSPKTEQQLLGRLYDDKAYLEKLLKDEDLMQSNTRQGTKVMDLVMGGISYLNQRRDFWQQQKPMYAREYERKLLRLGWGRDRKLKPAEIARAIAKEMEDIEQMLARGSAEQSCRKAEHLLKKIRAWSEDDVPNKYELIGNLHSCIGNAQLAMGQMEAALHSHKMDLQCAREHSLTDAVSRALDNIGHVYARLGKFQQAISTWEEKIPLAQSSLEKAWLFHEIGRCYLELDNAEVAQDYGEQSLQSADEEGDVEWQLHATVLVAQAQVKLKNYPSAILNFERALEKARLMPSETAQNGIIAALDNVSKSLIAELSKGQKDGAIPSHEDRLFSRESIKTTAENVEEEEEKGNQDEQP